From one Leifsonia soli genomic stretch:
- a CDS encoding acyl-CoA dehydrogenase family protein: MTEHDTSPASSLLSDDLLSRFRERAAGYDRDNRFFTDDFAELADEGYLRALVPTELGGLGLSLQQTARLQARLAGAAPATALAVNMHLVWTGIAKTLRDRGDDSLEFVLREAGKGEIFAFGLSEAGNDLVLFGSTTEARPEPDGSYRFHGRKIFTSLSPAWTRLGTMGLDTTSDDAPKIVYGFIERTGGGFEIREDWDTLGMRATQSNTTVLDGARAPADRVVRRLDPGPNPDPLVFAIFANFEILLAAVYTGIGARALDLAVEAAHRRTSLKNDGRSYANDPDIRWRVAEAAIEQDALLPQLDALAGDVDALADHGRLWFPRLVGLKVRATETARRVVDQAIRVSGGSTFFSGNELGRLYRDVLAGIFHPSDAESAHNTVANAWLGPIEE, from the coding sequence GTGACCGAGCACGACACGTCCCCCGCGAGCAGCCTCCTCTCCGACGACCTCCTCTCCCGCTTCCGGGAGCGGGCCGCCGGCTACGACCGCGACAACCGGTTCTTCACCGATGACTTCGCCGAACTGGCCGACGAAGGGTACCTGCGCGCCCTCGTCCCGACCGAGCTGGGCGGGCTGGGGCTCAGCCTGCAGCAGACCGCGCGCCTCCAGGCGCGACTGGCCGGAGCGGCTCCCGCGACCGCCCTCGCCGTGAACATGCACCTGGTCTGGACGGGCATCGCCAAGACCCTCCGCGACCGCGGCGACGACTCCCTCGAATTCGTGCTGCGCGAGGCCGGGAAGGGCGAGATCTTCGCCTTCGGCCTCAGCGAAGCGGGCAACGACCTGGTGCTGTTCGGCTCGACGACGGAGGCGCGGCCGGAGCCCGACGGGTCGTACCGCTTCCACGGGCGCAAGATCTTCACATCGCTCTCCCCCGCCTGGACCCGGCTCGGCACGATGGGGCTCGACACCACGAGCGACGACGCCCCGAAGATCGTCTACGGCTTCATCGAGCGCACCGGCGGCGGGTTCGAGATCCGCGAGGACTGGGACACCCTCGGCATGCGCGCCACCCAGAGCAACACGACGGTGCTGGACGGCGCCCGCGCCCCCGCCGACCGCGTCGTGCGCCGTCTCGACCCCGGCCCGAACCCCGATCCGCTCGTGTTCGCCATCTTCGCGAACTTCGAGATCCTGCTCGCCGCCGTCTACACCGGCATCGGCGCGCGGGCGCTCGATCTCGCGGTGGAGGCGGCCCACCGCCGCACCAGCCTCAAGAACGATGGGCGCAGCTACGCGAACGACCCGGACATCCGCTGGCGCGTCGCCGAGGCCGCGATCGAGCAGGATGCGCTGCTCCCCCAGCTGGATGCGCTGGCCGGCGACGTCGACGCGCTGGCCGACCACGGCCGCCTCTGGTTCCCGAGGCTGGTCGGGCTTAAGGTGCGCGCCACCGAGACGGCCCGGCGCGTCGTGGATCAGGCCATCCGCGTCTCGGGCGGCTCGACGTTCTTCTCGGGCAACGAGCTGGGGCGTCTGTACCGGGACGTCCTGGCCGGGATCTTCCACCCGTCCGACGCCGAGTCGGCGCACAACACCGTCGCGAACGCCTGGCTCGGGCCGATCGAGGAGTGA
- a CDS encoding aminopeptidase P family protein yields MQDITARHFAERLERGARQAEAAGFDGLVIAPGPDLAYFADYLPVATTERITLLVIPAQGEPTMLVPALEHGGAAETRAAGAIRLRDWSDGEDEYVPAAALLRPDGRYAISDATWAMHLLGLQEKLPDARFAAISTALPMLRAVKSADEVDRLAAAGAAADATFDAILRVPFAGRTEEQVAADLDRLLREHGHSQVDFTIVASGPNGADPHHEPGSRIIADGDMVVLDFGGLLDGYGSDTTRTVHVGEPTDEEREVFDVVALAQQTAFEAVAVGVPCEEIDRAARRVIRDAGFGEFFIHRVGHGIGVTTHEPPYLVEGEQHPIEAGMCFSIEPGIYLPGRFGVRIEDIVVAAEDGAHRLNNSSRELHLVG; encoded by the coding sequence ATGCAGGACATCACCGCGCGGCACTTCGCCGAGCGCCTGGAGCGCGGGGCGCGCCAGGCCGAAGCGGCGGGATTCGACGGGCTGGTGATCGCGCCCGGTCCCGATCTCGCCTACTTCGCCGACTACCTTCCCGTCGCCACGACCGAACGCATCACGCTGCTGGTGATCCCGGCGCAGGGCGAGCCCACCATGCTCGTCCCCGCGCTCGAACACGGCGGCGCGGCCGAGACGCGCGCGGCCGGGGCGATCCGCCTGCGCGACTGGTCCGACGGGGAGGACGAATACGTCCCTGCGGCCGCCCTGCTCCGTCCGGACGGCCGTTACGCGATCTCCGACGCCACCTGGGCGATGCACCTGCTCGGCCTCCAAGAGAAGCTGCCCGACGCGCGCTTCGCGGCCATCTCGACCGCCCTGCCGATGCTGCGGGCGGTGAAGTCGGCCGACGAGGTCGACCGGCTCGCGGCGGCGGGCGCCGCTGCCGACGCGACCTTCGACGCCATCCTGCGCGTCCCGTTCGCCGGGCGCACCGAGGAGCAGGTCGCCGCAGACCTCGACCGGTTGCTGCGTGAGCACGGTCACTCGCAGGTCGACTTCACGATCGTCGCCTCCGGACCGAACGGCGCCGACCCGCACCACGAGCCCGGGTCGCGGATCATCGCCGACGGCGACATGGTCGTGCTCGACTTCGGCGGCCTGCTCGACGGCTACGGGTCCGACACGACCAGGACGGTCCACGTGGGTGAGCCGACCGACGAGGAACGCGAGGTGTTCGACGTGGTGGCCCTCGCGCAGCAGACCGCGTTCGAGGCCGTGGCCGTCGGCGTCCCGTGCGAGGAGATCGATCGCGCCGCCCGGCGGGTCATCCGCGACGCCGGATTCGGCGAGTTCTTCATCCACCGGGTCGGACACGGCATCGGCGTGACGACGCACGAGCCGCCGTACCTGGTGGAGGGCGAGCAGCATCCGATCGAGGCGGGGATGTGCTTCTCGATCGAGCCGGGAATCTATCTGCCCGGGCGATTCGGCGTCCGGATCGAGGACATCGTCGTCGCGGCAGAGGACGGCGCGCACCGGCTGAACAACTCCAGCAGGGAGCTGCACCTGGTGGGCTGA
- a CDS encoding DUF3054 domain-containing protein, whose protein sequence is MKSWRTALGAFVIDVALVTLFVLVGRRSHGEANSVLGIIDTLWPFLVGLVVGWLVTWAWYRPLAIVWPGIPIWLMTVAVGMLIRTAAGQGVQPSFIAVAAVVLGAFLVGWRLIALPFVRRRRTLAAAHQVAVDRAVR, encoded by the coding sequence GTGAAATCCTGGAGGACCGCGCTCGGCGCATTCGTCATCGACGTGGCCCTCGTGACCCTTTTCGTGCTCGTCGGGCGCCGCAGCCACGGTGAGGCGAACTCCGTCCTCGGCATCATCGACACCCTCTGGCCGTTCCTCGTCGGCCTGGTCGTCGGCTGGCTGGTGACCTGGGCGTGGTACCGCCCGCTGGCGATCGTCTGGCCCGGCATCCCGATCTGGCTGATGACCGTCGCCGTCGGGATGCTCATCCGCACCGCCGCGGGCCAGGGCGTGCAGCCGTCGTTCATCGCGGTGGCGGCTGTCGTGCTCGGAGCGTTCCTCGTCGGCTGGCGTCTGATCGCGCTGCCGTTCGTGCGACGGCGCCGAACGCTGGCCGCGGCGCACCAGGTCGCGGTCGATCGGGCCGTGCGCTAG
- a CDS encoding aminotransferase yields MPNFDFLTQPALPRPDVTPDDAAAIAAKNFGLAGRISELGSNQDRNFRIDTGDARYVLKLANPVFSADELRAQNAALRALAGSGIRIPEVIATTGGDELIEVEVRGTALFARVLRYLDGDPLTDVGRPSREQLRTLGALAGRVAAGLSPLRHPGLDRTTQWDARVSGEVVDLLLDHVAQPAKRTVVREATDAALARLRPLRDRLRVQAVHGDVTDDNIVLGHGGPGVIDFGDVSDGWLVAELAATVTSALHHVPDEPLAVLDVIEAFHAESPLDDADLAALWPLVVLRGAVLVVSGEQQVALEADNVYAAENRAHEWVAFDVARRLDAAELETLIRARLAPAPAQPSTGFGRLVALTTGPEHLADLSVMARDLDAGVWLSDDAEDRILARVCREHGHAVTRYTEARLTRARPDRSLPSATVALAVTLDAPTGVDVTAPFAGELALVEGSWLLRGDAVDLWLDGLTRPLTTATVDAGETIGTAIRLTAQLSTLAGHRPPALVTPTLPLSAWTTVSPDPSALFGIDLAVGAPDPEASLARRDATFAHVQEHYFAHPPLIERGWRHHLVDTRAQSYIDMVNNVTQIGHGHPRLVDAVRDQWARLNTNSRFHYDELSRFTERLAEIAPEGLDTVFLVNSGSEAVDLALRLAQIHTGRRTILAVTEAYHGWTIGSDAVSSSLGDNPRALETRPDWVKLVAAPNSLRGRHRGPDSAAAYLADLDADLAELDAAGTAVAGYIAEPVFGNAGGLMLPDGYLAGVYERVRARGGVCIADEVQVGYGRLGHYFWGSEQQGVVPDVITIAKAMGNGQPLGAVITRRDIAASFAAEGSFFSSAGGSPVSSVVGLTVLDVMRDEGLQQNAAEVGDHLAARLRELGKRHPLVGAVHGMGLYLGMELVLDRETLQPATEEAARVCDRMLAEGCIVQPTGDDKNVLKIKPPLCITRESADRFADALDLVLATL; encoded by the coding sequence TTGCCGAACTTCGACTTCCTCACCCAGCCCGCTCTCCCGCGCCCCGACGTCACCCCCGACGACGCGGCGGCCATCGCGGCCAAGAACTTCGGCCTCGCCGGCCGGATCAGCGAGCTCGGCAGCAACCAGGACCGCAACTTCCGCATCGACACCGGCGACGCGCGATACGTGCTCAAACTCGCCAACCCGGTGTTCTCGGCCGACGAGCTGCGCGCGCAGAACGCCGCCCTCCGCGCGCTCGCGGGCTCCGGCATCCGCATCCCGGAGGTCATCGCCACGACCGGCGGCGACGAGCTGATCGAGGTGGAGGTGCGCGGCACCGCGCTGTTCGCCCGCGTCCTGCGCTATCTCGACGGCGACCCGCTCACCGACGTCGGCCGCCCGTCTCGGGAGCAGCTCCGCACACTCGGCGCCCTCGCCGGCCGCGTCGCCGCCGGGCTGTCGCCCCTCCGCCACCCCGGGCTCGACCGGACGACCCAGTGGGATGCGCGCGTCAGCGGCGAGGTCGTCGACCTGCTGCTCGACCACGTCGCCCAGCCCGCGAAGCGCACCGTCGTGCGGGAGGCGACCGACGCGGCCCTCGCTCGGCTGCGTCCGCTGCGCGACCGGTTGCGCGTGCAGGCGGTCCACGGTGACGTCACCGACGACAACATCGTCCTCGGACACGGCGGACCGGGCGTGATCGACTTCGGCGACGTGTCCGACGGCTGGCTCGTCGCCGAACTGGCCGCGACCGTGACGAGCGCCCTGCATCATGTGCCCGACGAGCCGCTCGCGGTTCTCGACGTCATCGAGGCGTTCCACGCCGAGTCGCCGCTCGACGACGCGGATCTCGCCGCCCTGTGGCCGCTGGTCGTGCTGCGCGGAGCTGTGCTCGTCGTCAGCGGCGAGCAGCAGGTCGCCCTCGAGGCCGACAACGTCTACGCCGCCGAGAACCGCGCCCACGAGTGGGTCGCGTTCGACGTGGCACGGCGGTTGGATGCGGCCGAGCTGGAGACGCTCATCCGCGCCCGACTCGCCCCGGCCCCCGCGCAGCCGTCGACCGGCTTCGGCCGGCTCGTCGCACTCACGACCGGTCCGGAGCACCTCGCCGACCTCTCGGTCATGGCACGCGACCTCGATGCGGGCGTGTGGCTGAGCGACGACGCGGAGGACCGCATCCTCGCCCGGGTCTGCCGCGAGCACGGGCACGCCGTCACCCGGTACACCGAGGCGCGGCTGACCCGCGCCCGGCCCGACCGCTCCCTGCCGTCGGCCACCGTCGCCCTCGCCGTCACGCTCGATGCGCCCACCGGCGTCGACGTGACCGCTCCGTTCGCCGGGGAGCTCGCCCTCGTCGAAGGGTCGTGGCTGCTGCGCGGCGACGCCGTCGACCTGTGGCTCGACGGCCTCACCCGCCCGCTGACCACGGCGACCGTCGACGCCGGGGAGACGATCGGCACCGCCATCCGCCTCACGGCGCAACTGAGCACCCTCGCCGGGCACCGGCCGCCCGCGCTCGTCACGCCGACGCTCCCGCTCAGCGCTTGGACGACCGTCTCCCCCGACCCCTCCGCGCTCTTCGGCATCGACCTCGCCGTGGGCGCTCCCGACCCGGAGGCATCCCTGGCCCGGCGCGACGCCACCTTCGCCCATGTCCAGGAGCACTACTTCGCGCATCCGCCGCTGATCGAGCGCGGCTGGCGCCACCACCTGGTCGACACCCGGGCGCAGAGCTACATCGACATGGTCAACAACGTCACGCAGATCGGTCACGGACACCCGCGGCTGGTCGACGCCGTCCGGGACCAGTGGGCGCGTTTGAACACGAACTCGCGGTTCCACTACGACGAGCTCTCGCGCTTCACCGAGCGCCTGGCGGAGATCGCTCCGGAGGGACTCGACACCGTCTTCCTGGTCAACAGCGGCAGCGAGGCGGTCGACCTGGCGCTGCGTCTGGCGCAGATCCACACCGGCCGGCGCACCATCCTCGCCGTCACCGAGGCCTACCACGGCTGGACGATCGGCTCCGACGCGGTCTCCTCGTCCCTGGGCGACAACCCGCGGGCTCTGGAGACCCGGCCGGACTGGGTGAAGCTCGTCGCCGCACCGAACTCGCTGCGCGGACGGCACCGTGGTCCCGACTCTGCAGCCGCCTATCTGGCCGACCTGGATGCCGATCTGGCCGAGCTGGATGCGGCCGGCACCGCGGTCGCCGGGTACATCGCCGAGCCGGTGTTCGGCAACGCGGGCGGCCTGATGCTTCCCGACGGCTACCTGGCGGGCGTCTACGAGCGCGTCCGCGCCCGCGGCGGCGTGTGCATCGCCGACGAGGTCCAGGTCGGCTACGGCCGTCTCGGCCACTACTTCTGGGGCTCCGAGCAGCAGGGCGTGGTGCCGGACGTCATCACGATCGCGAAGGCCATGGGCAACGGGCAGCCGCTCGGAGCGGTCATCACCCGGCGTGACATCGCTGCGTCGTTCGCGGCGGAAGGCAGCTTCTTCTCCTCCGCCGGCGGCAGCCCCGTCTCGTCGGTCGTGGGCCTCACCGTCCTCGACGTCATGCGCGACGAGGGCCTGCAGCAGAACGCCGCGGAGGTCGGCGACCACCTCGCGGCGCGGTTGCGGGAGCTGGGCAAACGGCATCCGCTCGTCGGCGCCGTCCACGGCATGGGCCTCTATCTCGGCATGGAGCTCGTGCTCGACCGGGAGACGCTGCAGCCGGCGACGGAGGAGGCCGCCCGGGTGTGCGATCGGATGCTGGCGGAGGGCTGCATCGTGCAGCCGACCGGCGACGACAAGAACGTGCTCAAGATCAAGCCGCCGCTGTGCATCACGCGCGAGAGCGCCGATCGCTTCGCGGACGCGCTCGATCTCGTGCTGGCGACGCTGTAG
- a CDS encoding LysR family transcriptional regulator ArgP, whose translation MAAHVEHLRTLAAVVDGGTFEAAAAALHITPSAVSQRIKALEEQSGRVLVQRSKPVEPTEAGRVLLRLARQLTLLEAEAAAELAGDDGAAGTPLPLVVNADSLATWVLPALARLDGVAYELSIDDQEHTLDRLRDGTALAAIGSDPEPVQGCTSRPLGSMVYRAAASPAFVERWCPDGWTAEAAARAPMLVFDRKDALQDRYLDAVAPGARPPRHFIPASTQFVEAAVHGLGWGMLPDLQADALVASGALVVLDDAHTAEVPLYWHQWTLRSAALDAVAAAIGEEARRVLRPTASPARDRARPRSDRRSRA comes from the coding sequence ATGGCGGCCCATGTCGAACACCTGCGGACTCTCGCAGCCGTCGTGGACGGCGGGACCTTCGAGGCGGCCGCCGCTGCCCTCCACATCACGCCCTCGGCAGTGAGCCAGCGCATCAAAGCCCTCGAAGAGCAGAGCGGGCGCGTGCTGGTGCAGCGCAGCAAGCCGGTCGAGCCGACCGAGGCCGGGCGGGTGCTGCTCCGGCTGGCGCGCCAGCTGACCCTCCTGGAGGCGGAGGCGGCGGCCGAGCTCGCGGGCGACGACGGCGCGGCCGGCACACCGCTGCCGCTGGTCGTCAATGCCGACTCGCTCGCCACCTGGGTGCTGCCCGCCCTCGCCCGGCTCGACGGCGTCGCGTACGAGCTGAGCATCGACGACCAGGAGCACACCCTCGACCGCCTGCGCGACGGCACGGCCCTCGCCGCGATCGGGTCCGATCCGGAGCCGGTGCAGGGGTGCACCTCCCGCCCGCTCGGGTCGATGGTCTACCGCGCGGCGGCGAGCCCGGCGTTCGTCGAGCGCTGGTGCCCGGACGGATGGACCGCGGAGGCGGCTGCACGGGCGCCGATGCTGGTCTTCGACCGCAAGGACGCCCTGCAGGACCGCTACCTCGACGCAGTCGCACCGGGCGCCCGGCCGCCGCGCCACTTCATCCCGGCTTCGACTCAGTTCGTCGAGGCCGCCGTGCACGGGCTGGGCTGGGGGATGCTGCCGGACCTCCAGGCGGATGCGCTCGTCGCCTCCGGCGCGCTCGTCGTGCTGGACGACGCGCATACGGCCGAGGTGCCGTTGTACTGGCACCAGTGGACGCTGCGGTCCGCAGCGCTCGACGCCGTCGCCGCGGCGATCGGGGAGGAGGCGCGGCGCGTCCTCCGCCCTACAGCGTCGCCAGCACGAGATCGAGCGCGTCCGCGAAGCGATCGGCGCTCTCGCGCGTGA
- a CDS encoding LysE family transporter, with the protein MLATFFTGLGSSASLIVAIGAQNAFVLRQGLRREHILPIVVICVASDALLMAAGVAGIGVLVKNAPIALEIVRWAGFAFLLGYAVVAARRALRPGSLTASGAVAGSLAAAIGTCLAITWLNPHVYLDTVLLIGSLSASHGDPGRWVFGAGAATASLLWFSLLGFGARFAAPVFARPVAWRILDGGIAVLMVVLAILLVV; encoded by the coding sequence GTGCTCGCAACGTTCTTCACCGGCCTCGGCTCCTCCGCCTCCCTGATCGTGGCCATCGGCGCGCAGAACGCGTTCGTCCTCCGGCAGGGCCTGCGCCGCGAGCACATCCTGCCGATCGTGGTCATCTGCGTGGCCAGCGACGCGCTGCTGATGGCAGCCGGGGTCGCCGGAATCGGCGTGCTGGTGAAGAACGCGCCGATCGCGCTCGAGATCGTCCGCTGGGCCGGCTTCGCCTTCCTGCTGGGCTACGCCGTCGTCGCCGCGCGCCGGGCGCTGCGCCCCGGATCGCTCACCGCCTCGGGGGCCGTCGCCGGCTCCCTCGCCGCCGCCATCGGCACCTGCCTCGCGATCACCTGGCTCAATCCCCATGTCTATCTCGACACCGTGCTGCTGATCGGCTCGCTCTCCGCGTCGCACGGCGACCCCGGCCGCTGGGTCTTCGGCGCGGGCGCAGCGACCGCCAGCCTGCTCTGGTTCAGCCTGCTCGGCTTCGGCGCGCGCTTCGCCGCGCCGGTGTTCGCCCGGCCGGTCGCCTGGCGCATCCTGGACGGCGGCATCGCGGTGCTCATGGTCGTGCTCGCCATCCTGCTGGTCGTGTAG
- a CDS encoding TetR/AcrR family transcriptional regulator codes for MPRLIDHDERDRQIAEASMRVLARDGLAGLSVRHVAAEAGIATASLRRAFPEQDALRRFCLEHIRLSATRRIQGVRGEGRPAVLAVLEELLPLDEERRIELTAHLQLGALALSSEQLRPVLLQFNEGIRELCAGLIAELDRVGELRPGADRTVEADRLHALVDGVALHLLWDGGPGEREQERERERAVAVLTAHLDGLRG; via the coding sequence ATGCCCCGCCTGATCGACCACGACGAGCGCGACCGCCAGATCGCGGAGGCATCCATGCGGGTGCTGGCGCGCGACGGACTGGCGGGACTGTCGGTGCGCCATGTGGCGGCCGAGGCGGGGATCGCCACCGCCTCCCTCCGCCGCGCCTTCCCCGAGCAGGACGCCCTCCGCCGCTTCTGCCTCGAGCACATCCGACTGAGCGCGACGCGGCGCATCCAGGGCGTCCGGGGCGAAGGCCGACCGGCCGTGCTCGCCGTGCTTGAGGAGCTGCTGCCTCTCGACGAGGAGCGGCGCATCGAGCTGACCGCACACCTCCAGCTCGGCGCGCTGGCGCTGAGCAGCGAGCAGCTGCGACCGGTGCTGCTCCAGTTCAACGAGGGCATCCGCGAGCTGTGCGCCGGCCTGATCGCGGAGCTCGACCGGGTCGGGGAGCTGCGGCCGGGCGCCGACCGGACGGTCGAGGCCGACCGTCTGCACGCTCTGGTGGACGGGGTGGCGCTCCACCTCCTCTGGGACGGCGGCCCGGGGGAGCGAGAACAGGAGCGGGAGCGGGAGCGTGCCGTCGCTGTGCTGACGGCGCACCTCGACGGGCTTCGGGGCTGA
- a CDS encoding GNAT family N-acetyltransferase, protein MALVVPTLTEGRVGLRPIRLRDARPLERSLLDNRSWLRQWEATSPYAPGSFDTRASIRSLLANSRAGHGLPFIVEWDGRLAGQLNVSSIAYGSLSSATIGYWIAEEFAGRNITPTAVALATDYCFYQLGLHRMEICIRPENGPSLRVVEKLGFRYEGLRRRYIHINGDWRDHFCFALVSEELNQGVLRRWLDHNVPDDAAVIPAEDRAAAAIPLPIARHY, encoded by the coding sequence TTGGCGCTCGTCGTCCCCACCCTCACCGAGGGTCGCGTGGGGTTGCGTCCCATCCGCCTGCGCGACGCGCGCCCGCTGGAGCGGTCGCTGCTCGACAACCGCAGCTGGCTGCGGCAGTGGGAGGCGACCAGCCCGTACGCGCCGGGGTCGTTCGACACCCGGGCGAGCATCCGGTCGCTGCTGGCGAACTCGCGGGCCGGCCACGGCCTTCCGTTCATCGTCGAGTGGGACGGCCGGCTCGCCGGGCAGCTGAACGTCTCGTCGATCGCGTACGGCTCGCTGTCGAGTGCGACGATCGGCTACTGGATCGCCGAGGAGTTCGCGGGCCGCAACATCACCCCGACGGCGGTCGCCCTGGCGACCGACTACTGCTTCTACCAGCTGGGGCTGCACCGGATGGAGATCTGCATCCGCCCCGAGAACGGCCCGAGCCTGCGCGTCGTCGAGAAGCTCGGCTTCCGGTACGAGGGGCTGCGGCGCCGCTACATCCACATCAACGGCGACTGGCGCGACCACTTCTGCTTCGCGCTGGTGTCGGAGGAGCTGAACCAGGGCGTGCTGCGCCGCTGGCTCGACCACAACGTCCCGGACGACGCGGCGGTCATCCCCGCAGAGGACCGCGCGGCGGCGGCCATCCCGCTGCCGATCGCCCGCCATTACTGA
- the galU gene encoding UTP--glucose-1-phosphate uridylyltransferase GalU, translated as MANHDRVTKAVIPAAGLGTRFLPATKAMPKEMLPVVDKPAIQYVVEEAVDAGLHDVLMITGRNKNALENHFDRNAELEETLTKKGDTDRLEKVNYSTALADMHYVRQGDPKGLGHAVLRAKMHVGRVPFAVLLGDDIIDARDDLLSRMLTVQAQRHTSVVALLEVDPDSIHLYGAAAVEATDEDDVVRITGLVEKPDKEHAPSNYAVIGRYVLRPEVFDVLERTEPGRGGEIQLTDALQSMAEAPDWTGGVYGVVFRGRRYDTGDRLDYIKAIVRLAVDREDLGPELRPWLREFASELEDEPVEFVEEMPVDPTGPIQTLSDRSR; from the coding sequence ATGGCAAATCACGACCGCGTTACGAAAGCAGTGATCCCCGCAGCCGGCCTCGGAACCCGGTTCCTCCCGGCGACCAAGGCGATGCCCAAGGAGATGCTGCCGGTCGTGGACAAGCCCGCCATCCAGTACGTCGTCGAGGAGGCGGTCGACGCGGGCCTGCACGACGTCCTGATGATCACCGGCCGCAACAAGAACGCCCTCGAGAACCATTTCGACCGCAACGCCGAGCTGGAGGAGACCCTCACCAAGAAGGGCGACACCGACCGGCTCGAGAAGGTCAACTACTCGACCGCCCTCGCCGACATGCACTACGTGCGCCAGGGTGACCCGAAGGGTCTCGGCCACGCCGTCCTCCGGGCCAAGATGCACGTCGGGCGGGTGCCGTTCGCCGTGCTCCTCGGCGACGACATCATCGACGCGCGCGACGACCTCCTGAGCCGGATGCTGACCGTGCAGGCGCAGCGCCACACCAGCGTCGTCGCCCTCCTCGAGGTCGACCCCGACTCCATCCACCTGTACGGCGCCGCCGCCGTCGAGGCCACGGACGAGGACGACGTCGTGCGCATCACCGGTCTGGTCGAGAAGCCGGACAAGGAGCACGCTCCCTCGAACTACGCCGTCATCGGACGCTACGTGCTGCGCCCGGAGGTCTTCGACGTCCTGGAGCGCACGGAGCCGGGCCGCGGCGGCGAGATCCAGCTGACCGATGCGCTGCAGTCGATGGCGGAGGCCCCCGACTGGACGGGCGGCGTGTACGGCGTCGTGTTCCGCGGCCGCCGCTACGACACCGGCGACCGCCTCGACTACATCAAGGCGATCGTGCGGCTCGCCGTCGACCGCGAGGACCTCGGCCCCGAGCTGCGCCCGTGGCTGCGCGAGTTCGCCTCCGAGCTCGAGGACGAGCCCGTGGAGTTCGTCGAGGAGATGCCCGTCGACCCGACCGGGCCCATCCAGACGCTCTCCGACCGGTCCCGCTGA
- a CDS encoding 5-formyltetrahydrofolate cyclo-ligase gives MDPDTAAHRKRALRAELRERRQNLTTTERQTATAGLTRNLVDLATDLSARSVSAYLSTPMEPDTRPFLNWAHAQGLRVLLPISREDGLLDWTTGDGETETEGLFGLPEAVGELLGPIAINDVDLILVPAAAVDASGMRMGWGRGYFDKTLGSMEKCPPVYAVLFDGELVDEVPRERHDQPVDGAVTPTRIVQFT, from the coding sequence ATGGATCCGGACACTGCCGCTCATCGCAAGCGCGCCCTGCGCGCCGAGCTCCGCGAGCGCCGGCAGAACCTCACGACGACCGAGCGCCAGACCGCAACGGCAGGCCTGACCCGCAACCTGGTCGACCTCGCCACCGACCTCTCCGCCCGTTCCGTCTCGGCGTACCTCTCCACCCCGATGGAGCCGGACACGCGCCCCTTCCTCAACTGGGCGCACGCGCAGGGGCTGCGCGTGCTGCTGCCGATCTCGCGCGAGGACGGCCTGCTCGACTGGACGACCGGCGACGGCGAGACCGAGACGGAGGGGCTGTTCGGACTGCCCGAAGCCGTCGGCGAGCTGCTCGGGCCGATCGCGATCAACGACGTCGACCTCATCCTGGTGCCCGCGGCCGCCGTCGACGCGAGCGGGATGCGGATGGGCTGGGGTCGCGGATACTTCGACAAGACGCTCGGCAGCATGGAAAAATGTCCCCCGGTGTACGCCGTCCTGTTCGACGGCGAACTCGTGGACGAGGTGCCGCGCGAGCGTCACGACCAGCCGGTGGACGGCGCGGTCACGCCGACCCGCATCGTCCAGTTCACCTGA
- a CDS encoding FmdB family zinc ribbon protein, whose product MPTYSYSCRDCGHAFDIQQAFTDDALTVCPNCGGSLRKVFGTVGVTFNGSGFYRTDSRGGAKKTDAAPASASGSSSSGSGSSGSSSSGSSGSSSSSSTSSTPSTPSSGSAA is encoded by the coding sequence ATGCCGACCTACTCCTACTCGTGCCGCGACTGCGGCCATGCCTTCGACATCCAGCAGGCCTTCACCGACGACGCCCTCACGGTGTGCCCGAACTGCGGCGGATCGCTCCGCAAGGTGTTCGGGACCGTCGGCGTGACGTTCAACGGCTCCGGCTTCTACCGGACCGACTCGCGCGGTGGGGCGAAGAAGACGGATGCGGCCCCGGCCTCGGCCTCGGGCTCGTCGTCGTCCGGCTCCGGCTCGTCGGGCTCGTCCTCCTCCGGCTCCTCCGGCTCGTCGTCCAGCTCCTCCACCTCCTCGACTCCGTCGACGCCGTCGTCGGGTTCCGCCGCGTAG